The DNA sequence GGGCACTCGCCTAGAGCGAATCAAGCAGTCGCCGAATTACAATGGCAAGCAGTTCTTGAACGAGATCAAGACCACGATGATGACGAGCGAAAACGGTACGCTCTCCGTCTACAAAGAATACCTTTTTGGCGACAAGTCCTTGACCACACCCGACACGGCAATCTCTGCAATTAAAACTGATTTGAAATCACTCCCCCGCGACAAAGACTGGATTGTATGGTTTGGGCACTCCTCGTACCTTTTGAATCTATCCGGAAAAACGATTCTAGTGGATCCCGTATTTCGTAAAGCCTCCCCCGTGAGTTTCGTGAACAAGATGTTCAAGGGCACGGACATTTACAAGCCAAATGATATGCCCGATATCGATTACCTTGTCATCAGCCACGATCACTGGGATCATCTAGATTACGAAACCGTCAAGGAACTGGAGCCACGTGTTAAAAAGGTTGTCATTGGACTTGGCGTTGGCGAGCATTTTGAATATTGGGGCTATCCTGTAGAGAAACTCGTGGAACTCGACTGGTGGGATGTATCGGAACAAAGCAACGGATTTCGCATCACAGCAACTCCGGCAAGGCATTTCTCTGGACGTAGCCTGTTTATGAACAAGACATTGTGGGCGTCTTACATTTTTGAATCGCCAAAACGCACTATCTGGATTGGCGGAGACACAGGCTATGGACCGCATTTTGCAAAAATCGGGCAAAAATTTCCAGGCATCGATCTCGCGATTCTCGAAAATGGACAGTACGACAAGAACTGGGCCGATATCCACACATTGCCGGAACAGTTGAGCAAGGAAATGGTAGAACTCGGAGCATCGCGCTACATGACTGTCCATCATTCCAAGCTTTGCCTGAGCAATCATCCGTACTTTGAACCGCTCGAAAATGCAAAAAAGGCCGCCCAGGAATCAGGCAAGCCTGTACTGATGCCGAAAATCGGCGAAGTCGTTTACCTAGATTAAAAGCTAAGAAGCCGCCTTTTAATCATATCCTTCAGTCCTTCTATTTACCAGGTACAATAAAATTGCACATATCATCGGCATTGAAAAACCAATAAAGGATGATATCCCAGATTGAGAGACCAGTAAATTGTAAAGGCCGTGAACAGTCACGGACATTGACAGGACGCCCGCAATTCCGGCTAAAGAACATACTTTGTACGTTTTCAGAAGCTGTATTCCCTTAGCGAGAGCCACCAATGTCACAATATGCATGACTCCAACCGCAAATCCGCGAATCAACACGAACGTAAGCTGCGGAGTGCCCGCCGAGATGATAAAGCAGCAGTTTTCAAAAGTCGCAAAGCCAGCACCGATACCAACAGCGAACAACTGTATTTCTTCATTCGACGCTTCAAACACATAAATACAGAACAGAATCGACAAAAGCTTCATGACTTCCTCCACAATTGGAGACAAGAAAATGGAAGTATCTTCGGAACTGAAGCCAGATGCAACTTCTAAAAAACCCGAGATATACGCCGAAAAAATGCAGACAATCATACCAGTAAGAATGCACACCAGCAAACGCCGAGCGTTCCCCTTTGTGAATAGCAGGGAAATTGCTAACGGTACAGCAATGCATATCAATATGTTTTCAGCATATATCATCAGATAAAAGCTCCTTTTTCATCGATATATACATCATTGGCAAAGCAATCGTACTTGCAAAGAAGGCTATGTAATAGTAGAAACTTACGCTAGAGAACATTACCAAATTCGTCCACAGGAAAAATGCCGATGACACAAAAAAATCCTTCAGCCGAACGCTCCTGACACCAAGCCACACAATCATTCCAAACATAAAGACATGACACAAAAAAACAACGAGAGACTGTGAAAATCCGTCGATAAACCTTATGGCGACATGCATTATCAGAACAAAAACACTCATCATCATTGCAAGCCACATTTCTCTTTGAGATAAAGCTTGTCGAGTTTTGAGGCCTCGAATTATGAGCCAAAGAAAATAAATATACGGTATTCCAAAGAAAATATCCTGAAACCATTCCCCGGACCATACAATCCATAATGCAATATTTGCACCGATAAATAAAAAAGCAAACGCAATCTCCCCCGCATATTTTCTCTTGTCAGTCAAAATTGATTCCAGCGCAGCAGACAGAAGGAGAACCATGGCGCACTCGGCAATTTCATTCGACGCAATTGGCATGCGGATATCAGGCTTCAAAAAATCGTAAGCCAGCCAATACACATCGCTTAGAAAAAAACTGGACATTGACAAGATAAAGAAAAAGGGAAGAAAAAAATTCTTTTCCCTTTTTATCAATTTGTTTGTTTTTGCAATTACAACAACCAAGACAACAGCTTGAATTATGGTCGCTAAAATACCAAGCCTCGTCAATTCGCTCATTTTGCAGTCCTTTCGTATGCAATACGCAGAGATTCTTTACCTCTAGCCAAGATATTGTATGTTTGCTTTATATTCTTCTTAATTATCCTGCTAATTTGTTCAGGTTTCATATTTTCAAAAAACAGAAGAAATAAAGCCTGCCTATAGCAGGGATCAATAGACTTCATTGCACGATAAAGATGCGTATTTCGCTCATTTTTCAACAGCTCCGCAACCGGCTGATGACATTCATCCGCTTCTAGATTGTTCAGGAACTCTTTGTCTGGTGAAATGAATATAAATTTTCGCTTTCTTAAACAGAGCAAGGCCTGGTTTTTGGCAATCGTATAAAGCCAAGTTTTAAAAGAAGCATTAGCTTTTTCTTTGTAGCAAGCCGTTCCTGACACCAAGACAGCAAAAGTATCCATCATCAGCTCTTCAGCTTCGTCTATATTTTGAACAAATCCATAAATAAACAAGATTAGCCCGTCTCTATATTTATTAAAAAGAGCTTCAAGCGCCTTCGAATCATTATTCGTCAAAAAACTAGTGTACAGCAGTCCGTCAATATCGGGCATGAGCCCATCTCCCATCAAGATAACTCAACCACAATCTAATTAAACCAAATTTTTTCAGTTTATACAAAAGACGTCATTTCATTAGCTTATCCATGTTTGCTTAAAAACATACTATAAATTTAACACAAAGTCAAGAGTGGCAAGTCCTTTTTTCGAACAATTTGTCCTTTATTTCTTCTTTGCCCAAAACAAAGCAAACTAACTTTTACAATATTTTATAGAGTAAAAACACGCATACGAGCATTTAATAGAAGAAAAGATCAAAATGGCCCCAAAAAAGCCATGAAAGTCTTTTTTTTATTAATTACACCTCAAAATTAATCGCTCAGGAACTTTTTCCTGAGCGTCTTTTTTTGTACATATTTCAAAGCATATTTTTTACAAAAAAGCAATGAGTAAAAATCTACATTTAGGTAATTAATTATAAAAAGAGTGTAAAGGCAAGGAGGACAAAATGAAATATACAAGAGACGAGGCCCTGAAAGAAATCAGACGACGAGCAAAGGTCATTAGGCAAAAACGCGATAGAAAAATGGCGAGCCTCTTTGCAACGACAGCCTGCATTTCCCTTATAGCCCTTTTGGCGGTAATTGGGAAATTTGCCGGTTCAGAAGTTTCGGGCATCCCAGGCGCTTATGGATCATTCATCCTCTCGGCCAGTACAGGCGGGTATGTGCTGGCGGGCATTTTAGGATTCGTTCTTGGCGTTTCTGTAACTCTTTTTATCAAATACCTGAAGAAAAAAAACAAAGACAACCTAGAACAACGTTCCGGAAACTAGGCCTTTTTCCGCTACACCCCGCGCATGTCGGGGTCCCACACGATCTTGT is a window from the Fibrobacter sp. UWB4 genome containing:
- a CDS encoding RNA polymerase sigma factor; its protein translation is MPDIDGLLYTSFLTNNDSKALEALFNKYRDGLILFIYGFVQNIDEAEELMMDTFAVLVSGTACYKEKANASFKTWLYTIAKNQALLCLRKRKFIFISPDKEFLNNLEADECHQPVAELLKNERNTHLYRAMKSIDPCYRQALFLLFFENMKPEQISRIIKKNIKQTYNILARGKESLRIAYERTAK
- a CDS encoding PrsW family glutamic-type intramembrane protease — translated: MIYAENILICIAVPLAISLLFTKGNARRLLVCILTGMIVCIFSAYISGFLEVASGFSSEDTSIFLSPIVEEVMKLLSILFCIYVFEASNEEIQLFAVGIGAGFATFENCCFIISAGTPQLTFVLIRGFAVGVMHIVTLVALAKGIQLLKTYKVCSLAGIAGVLSMSVTVHGLYNLLVSQSGISSFIGFSMPMICAILLYLVNRRTEGYD
- a CDS encoding MBL fold metallo-hydrolase, producing the protein MTITLAILCVLGIIVLLFINQASFGKLPQGTRLERIKQSPNYNGKQFLNEIKTTMMTSENGTLSVYKEYLFGDKSLTTPDTAISAIKTDLKSLPRDKDWIVWFGHSSYLLNLSGKTILVDPVFRKASPVSFVNKMFKGTDIYKPNDMPDIDYLVISHDHWDHLDYETVKELEPRVKKVVIGLGVGEHFEYWGYPVEKLVELDWWDVSEQSNGFRITATPARHFSGRSLFMNKTLWASYIFESPKRTIWIGGDTGYGPHFAKIGQKFPGIDLAILENGQYDKNWADIHTLPEQLSKEMVELGASRYMTVHHSKLCLSNHPYFEPLENAKKAAQESGKPVLMPKIGEVVYLD